Below is a genomic region from Catenuloplanes atrovinosus.
GTACATCCCCGCCACCGTCGGCTTCCCCATCGACGCACCCTACCCCCCCTCCCCCTCCCCCCACCCAACCCTCCGCGCCGATCTAGGGCGAACTCCCGCACTTCGATCTCCGATCACGCGAATCCGGCCTAGATCGGCGCAGGGTGGGGCGCCGGGCGCCCGGCGGGGGGCGGGGGCGGGGGGCGGGAGGGGTCAGCCCGGGGTGACCAGGCCCTGGAGGCCGACTGCGATGGCGATGATGCCGAAGATGGCGAGGATCAGGCCGACGCCGGCGGCCGCGTCCGGGCGGCCGAGGGGACGGCGGCCGGTGAGCCGGTCCCAGAGCAGGAGGACGCCCACGCAGATGCCGACGATCTCGAAGTGGAAGATCTGCGGGCCGCTGAAGAGGTGCACGATGAGGTAGAAACCGCCGGTGACCAGCGCGACGATGCCGACCACCCAGCCGAACGCGCCGAGGCGGTCGGCGAACCGGGCCAGGTCGTCACCGACGCGGGGCAGCCGGCGCAGCAGGGCTATGGCGAGCAGGAATCCGCCGAGGATGTTGGCGAGGTCCAGCAGGAGTGACAACAGGATCATGAGGAAGCCGTCCTCCGTACGGCCGACGACGTGGGTTGAGCGACGTCGATCGAGAGCCTAACGGTGGTCCGGCCGCTCCGCACTGGGAGCGATCCCAACGCTCCGGCGGATCAGCCGCGCGAGACGAGGCGGTCGAGCATGCCGCCGGCGAAGAGCAGGGCGGGACAGATCCAGACGGCGACCGGCAGCGAGGTCATCAGGTCGATGAACCCGCCGGTCCACGACGAGATCGTGTCGACGATCACGGCGGGGTCCATGGCGACTCCGAGGTATCCGAGGGGGTGGGCCCGCACCGATCGGTAAACCGGCCGCTCACCTGACGGAAACCGTGGCCTTGTGACGCTCTGACAGGATGCCCACATGATCGATCGGGCGGCGTTGCACGAGTGGCGGGTGATCGGGGCTGCGCGGCCGGCCCTGCCGCTGCTGCTCACGGCGGGCCGGCTGGCCACGCCGCTGCGGAAGGTGCCACGGCTCGGCTGGGTGGTCGCGGACCCGGTGACCGCGCGGGCGATCCTGAACGATCCGGCGCACTTCGACCTGCTCGGCGAGGGCGGCGTCGGCCACATGTGGTCACAGCTGCTCGGCGACTGGGTGAACGAGGTGTTCGACGGGCCGGGCCACCACAGCCTGCGGTCCAAGACGCGGGACCTGTTCACCGAGGAGAGCGCGAGGCGGCTGGCCGACCGCGTGGTCGGGCCCCGGCTGGCGGAGGCGGGCGCGGCGCTGGCGGCCGGCCGGACCGTGGACGTGGCCGACCTGGCGCGGGTGCTGGTCGGCCGGATCGTGGCGGACCTGCTGCACCTGACGACCGAGGGCACGGACGCGGCGTACCGGGAGATCTTCGCGACCGGCGAGGAACTGGCCGCGCTGGCGATGAACGCGTCCACGACCACGCACCTTCCGCCGGAGACGATCGCGCGCGGCCGGGCGATCGTGGCCCGGCTGACCGTGAACGTGCCGCACGCGTTCCGGACCGCGCCGCCGACCACGGTGCTCGGCCGGTGCCGCGAGCTGGGCGTGGAGCAGCTGCACGCGGAGGGACTGTCGACGCTGCTCATGGTGGCCGGCACGGAGACCGCCGCGAGCGCGATGGCCCGGATCGTGGCGCTGCTGCACGACTCCGGCGCCCAGCACCGCGTGCTGGAAGATCACGATCTGATCCCCGAGGCGGTACGGGAGGGGCTGCGCGTCACCACGCCGGCCGCCGCGATCGGGCGGTCGGTGAGCGCGGACGTCACCGTGGCCGGGCGGACGCTGCGCGCGGGCGAGCGGGTGCTGATCCTGACGCACGCGGCGAACAACCGGGCCGGCGGCTTCTCGCTCGACCGCGGCTACCTGCCGGAGCAGCGGCAACTGTGGTTCGGGGCGGGCCGGCACCTGTGCCTCGGCGCGCCGCTCGCCCGGGCCGAGATCGGCGGGCTGCTGCGCACGCTGGTCGCGCCCGGGCGGCCGTGGACCATCCGGGGGCGGCGCTATCGGCGTCGCGTGCTGATCCCGTCGTACGAGTCGCTGCCGGTGACGCTGGCACCGGCCCGCACACCGGCGATGTCGGGCACGTGAGCGGCTACGGTCCGGACCGACGTGACGTTGACGACGGCGACGATGCCGTCGGCGCCCCCGTTTGCAAGGATCATGCAATGTCGTCGACCGCGCACACTCCGTCGCCTTCGGAGCCCATTCCGGATATGCCGGAAATCTCGGTGGTGTCGGATCGGCTGCGCACCCGGCGGAGCCGCTGGGTCCGGCTGCTGTTCGTCGCGGTCTCGGTCGTGGCGCTGGCGATCATCGGACTGCGCGGCCGGCTGCCCGACCCGCGCGAGTTCACCGACGCGCTGGCCGGCGCGAACTGGGGCTGGATCACCGGCGCCGTGATCCTCCAGGCGGTGTCGCTGGCCTGCTTCGCGTTCCAGGAGCGGCACCTGGTGCGCGCGCTGGGCGCGTCCATCCGGCACCGCCGCCTCTTCGCGATCATCCTGGCCCGGACCGCCATCTCGATCTCCGTGCCGGCCGGCCCGGCCGTGTCCACCGGGTACGCGATCACCGAGTACAGCCGGGCCGGCGTACCCCGCGAGATCGCGGCGGTCTGCGCGATCGTCTCCGGGCTCGCCTCCATCGGCGGCCTCACGCTGCTGTACGCCGGCGGCGGCGCCGTGCTGCTCACGCACAGCTCCGCCACCTCGCTCAACTGGCAGCCGCTCGCGGTGGTGCTCGCGCTCGCCACGCTCACCGCCGCCGCGGTCGCGCTCGGCCGCCGGCTGCCGTCCCGCCCGTTCGACCTGGGCAACGTCCCGGAGAACCGGATCGGCCGGTACGTGCACGGCCTGCTGCTGTCCGCCCGCGCCGCCTGGCACGCCGGCGCCGGCCTGCGCATCCGCGACTGGTGCGCGGTGGTCGGCTACTCCGCCGCCAACCGGCTCACCGACCTGCTCTGCCTGGTCGCCTGCACGCGCGCGCTCGGCCTGCAGATCAGCCTGATCACGCTGGCCACCATCTACCTCGGCGTGCAGATCGTCCGCCAGGTCCCGCTCACCCCCGGCGGCATCGGCGTGATCGAGACCGCGCTGGTCGCGGGCCTGACCACGGCCGGGGCCACCGCCGCGATCGCCACCGCGGCCGTGCTCGTCTACCGCGTCATCTCGTGCTGGCTGCTCATCCCGGCGGGCGGCGTGGCCGGGCTCATGATCCGCCGCTGACGGGTCCACATTGATCGCCGCCGTGGTCTAGTCTCGGCCGGGACATCGACGACCGCACCCCCGGGGACATGATGACCGAGGCGATCGACCCCTCCGGACTGCGACGCATGCTGGCCGAGACGCTGTCCGCGCTCACCCCCGCGCCGTCGGAGCCCGAGCCCGGTGCCGACCCGGACGAGCCGGTCGAGGGCGTCGGCCACGGTGCGGACGGGCTGATCGAGGTCCGGCTCGGCCCGCCCGGCCGGGTGACCGGCCTGCACCTCGACCCGCGCGTGCTGCGGCTGGACGGCGAGCGGCTCGCCGCCGAGCTGACCGTCGCGATCGACGAGGCGCTCGCCGCGCTGCGCGCCCGGCTCAGCGTCGCCGCGCCCGACCTCGGCGCGCTCACCGCCCACCTGCGCGACGTGCAGGAGGAGACCGGCCGCCAGCT
It encodes:
- a CDS encoding cytochrome P450, with amino-acid sequence MIDRAALHEWRVIGAARPALPLLLTAGRLATPLRKVPRLGWVVADPVTARAILNDPAHFDLLGEGGVGHMWSQLLGDWVNEVFDGPGHHSLRSKTRDLFTEESARRLADRVVGPRLAEAGAALAAGRTVDVADLARVLVGRIVADLLHLTTEGTDAAYREIFATGEELAALAMNASTTTHLPPETIARGRAIVARLTVNVPHAFRTAPPTTVLGRCRELGVEQLHAEGLSTLLMVAGTETAASAMARIVALLHDSGAQHRVLEDHDLIPEAVREGLRVTTPAAAIGRSVSADVTVAGRTLRAGERVLILTHAANNRAGGFSLDRGYLPEQRQLWFGAGRHLCLGAPLARAEIGGLLRTLVAPGRPWTIRGRRYRRRVLIPSYESLPVTLAPARTPAMSGT
- a CDS encoding lysylphosphatidylglycerol synthase transmembrane domain-containing protein; this translates as MPEISVVSDRLRTRRSRWVRLLFVAVSVVALAIIGLRGRLPDPREFTDALAGANWGWITGAVILQAVSLACFAFQERHLVRALGASIRHRRLFAIILARTAISISVPAGPAVSTGYAITEYSRAGVPREIAAVCAIVSGLASIGGLTLLYAGGGAVLLTHSSATSLNWQPLAVVLALATLTAAAVALGRRLPSRPFDLGNVPENRIGRYVHGLLLSARAAWHAGAGLRIRDWCAVVGYSAANRLTDLLCLVACTRALGLQISLITLATIYLGVQIVRQVPLTPGGIGVIETALVAGLTTAGATAAIATAAVLVYRVISCWLLIPAGGVAGLMIRR
- a CDS encoding YbaB/EbfC family nucleoid-associated protein; amino-acid sequence: MMTEAIDPSGLRRMLAETLSALTPAPSEPEPGADPDEPVEGVGHGADGLIEVRLGPPGRVTGLHLDPRVLRLDGERLAAELTVAIDEALAALRARLSVAAPDLGALTAHLRDVQEETGRQLGAFTDSLFAAQEMLVRRAGGDR